The Paenibacillus tianjinensis genome has a window encoding:
- a CDS encoding GerAB/ArcD/ProY family transporter, which produces MKINNRQLFWMILMLEIGINLLITMTATIQSAKQDSWISYILAGVMGLVITYVAAKLSSRYPRQTLIEYSAAILGKWAGKLIVIPFFLQWFWVMSLILRDEFLFIRLNVLYKTPAWVIIGTMIGVVFYTVYHGGIEAIGRVSELWGPILMVILVLTFGLTANNLNWPMLLPVYADTGFGPIVEGALAPVSLLGEAVLLMMLFPFVEHPGKETRKALLLAVAFSAVLLLLGVLWVIMTFGPEVSGRLQFPFFEMVKLVYLMEFIQNMDIFVMAVWLVSIFVKLSIVMFITSYGAAQWTGKTRSWKKVLWGVAPLTFILTMLVITLNPPAGLLLKSVWIRYVLPVNMVAIPLLLLVVSSIRKRVKRQ; this is translated from the coding sequence TTGAAGATCAATAACCGGCAGCTGTTCTGGATGATCTTGATGCTGGAGATCGGAATCAACCTGCTGATCACGATGACAGCAACGATTCAGAGTGCCAAGCAGGATTCCTGGATCTCCTATATTCTGGCTGGAGTCATGGGGCTGGTCATTACTTATGTTGCCGCCAAGCTCAGCTCTCGGTATCCCCGGCAGACCTTGATAGAGTATAGTGCGGCGATTCTGGGAAAATGGGCCGGTAAGCTGATAGTCATCCCTTTTTTCCTTCAGTGGTTCTGGGTGATGAGTCTGATTCTGCGTGACGAATTCTTATTCATCCGCTTGAATGTCCTCTATAAGACACCTGCCTGGGTAATCATCGGGACCATGATTGGCGTCGTTTTCTATACCGTGTACCATGGAGGGATTGAAGCCATCGGCAGGGTCAGTGAGCTATGGGGACCCATCCTGATGGTTATTCTTGTGCTCACTTTTGGTTTAACCGCCAATAATCTCAACTGGCCAATGCTCCTGCCTGTATATGCAGATACAGGGTTCGGGCCGATTGTGGAAGGAGCGCTTGCACCGGTGTCACTGCTGGGCGAAGCTGTCCTGCTCATGATGCTGTTCCCCTTTGTGGAGCATCCCGGAAAAGAAACACGAAAGGCGCTGCTCCTGGCAGTAGCCTTCTCCGCGGTACTGCTGCTGCTTGGCGTTCTGTGGGTCATTATGACCTTCGGTCCGGAAGTAAGCGGACGGCTGCAATTTCCTTTTTTTGAGATGGTTAAGCTGGTCTATCTGATGGAGTTTATTCAGAATATGGATATTTTTGTGATGGCTGTGTGGCTGGTTTCTATCTTTGTTAAACTGTCCATCGTCATGTTCATTACCAGCTATGGAGCCGCACAGTGGACCGGAAAGACCCGCAGTTGGAAAAAAGTCCTCTGGGGCGTGGCTCCGTTAACGTTCATCCTCACGATGCTGGTGATTACATTAAATCCTCCAGCCGGACTTCTGTTAAAAAGTGTCTGGATCAGATACGTGCTGCCGGTGAATATGGTTGCGATTCCGTTGCTTCTCCTGGTAGTATCTTCTATAAGAAAGAGAGTGAAGCGACAGTAA
- a CDS encoding MFS transporter, protein MKLSKEEKSWILYDCGNSAYSMAVTTALLPIVFGMFTNVDSSMDLGYFNSIASILVAVLSPILGTIADYKDRKKRFFIFFAAVGVLATASLAFISPDSGQWQLLIAFYILSAIGFAGSNIFYDSFLVDITSDEQMDKVSTRGFAFGYIFSVIPFGISLVLIFVMGMDKAVGYQIGFIITALWWGLLTVPMIRDVKQRYYIEPEPKPIVNSFKRLAVTFMNIRQHKIVFVFLLAYFFYIDGVDTIIKMVVPYATSVLGTDALDTFTLLGILLIIQIIAFPCAILYGNLAKTYSARRMIIAGIFTYIISCIAAFFITSVWHVFILGALIGSAQGGIQALSRSYFAKIIPKENSNEFFGFYNIFGKFAAILGPAVMSLTTTLTGEASYSILAIIPLFLIGFFIFITLPKGNGYRIDNAMRTKSQDI, encoded by the coding sequence ATGAAGCTGAGTAAAGAGGAGAAATCCTGGATTCTGTATGACTGCGGCAATTCAGCCTACTCGATGGCGGTGACTACGGCGCTGCTGCCGATTGTATTCGGAATGTTCACGAATGTAGACAGCAGTATGGATTTGGGCTACTTTAATTCCATTGCCAGCATCTTAGTAGCGGTTCTCAGCCCGATCTTAGGGACGATAGCGGATTATAAGGACCGGAAGAAGCGCTTCTTTATTTTTTTCGCTGCGGTCGGCGTACTGGCTACGGCTTCACTGGCTTTTATCTCACCGGATAGCGGGCAATGGCAGCTGCTGATTGCTTTTTACATTCTGTCAGCGATCGGATTTGCCGGGTCCAATATCTTCTATGACTCCTTCCTGGTGGATATTACTAGTGATGAACAGATGGATAAGGTATCCACAAGAGGATTTGCGTTCGGTTATATCTTCAGTGTCATTCCTTTCGGGATCAGCCTGGTGCTGATATTTGTGATGGGGATGGACAAGGCTGTCGGTTATCAGATCGGGTTCATCATAACCGCACTCTGGTGGGGATTGCTAACTGTGCCTATGATCAGGGACGTGAAGCAGAGATATTATATTGAGCCTGAACCTAAGCCGATAGTGAACAGCTTCAAACGACTGGCCGTCACTTTTATGAACATCCGCCAGCACAAAATTGTATTTGTATTTCTGCTCGCCTATTTCTTCTATATTGACGGAGTGGATACCATCATCAAAATGGTAGTACCTTATGCCACTTCCGTTCTGGGCACGGACGCTCTGGATACTTTTACGCTGCTGGGGATTCTGCTTATTATCCAGATTATTGCGTTTCCGTGCGCGATCCTCTACGGCAATCTGGCCAAAACTTACTCCGCCCGGAGGATGATTATTGCTGGAATTTTCACTTACATCATCTCCTGTATCGCGGCCTTCTTCATCACCTCTGTGTGGCATGTGTTTATTCTAGGGGCGCTGATCGGATCGGCTCAAGGCGGAATTCAGGCACTTAGCCGGTCGTATTTTGCCAAGATTATTCCAAAGGAGAATTCCAATGAATTCTTCGGGTTTTATAATATCTTTGGTAAGTTTGCGGCCATTCTCGGCCCTGCGGTGATGTCACTGACTACGACGCTTACGGGTGAAGCAAGTTACAGCATTTTAGCGATTATCCCGCTGTTTCTGATAGGCTTCTTCATCTTCATCACTTTACCAAAGGGGAACGGCTATCGGATCGACAACGCTATGCGTACAAAAAGCCAGGACATTTAG
- a CDS encoding metal-sensitive transcriptional regulator has protein sequence MEYSYPDEIKTRLRRIEGQIRGVLRLMDEGKSCKEVVAQLSAVRNASDRALAQIVAENLQHCILEEQANGNYDPGKMVKEAVELLVKSR, from the coding sequence ATGGAATACAGTTATCCCGATGAAATCAAAACACGTTTACGGAGAATTGAAGGACAGATTCGCGGCGTGCTACGGTTAATGGATGAAGGAAAGTCCTGCAAGGAGGTAGTAGCGCAGCTGTCTGCTGTCCGGAACGCCTCCGACAGAGCGCTTGCTCAGATCGTTGCGGAGAATCTCCAGCATTGTATTCTGGAGGAACAAGCCAATGGTAATTATGATCCCGGTAAAATGGTGAAAGAGGCCGTAGAGCTGCTTGTTAAAAGCAGATAA
- a CDS encoding rhodanese-like domain-containing protein produces the protein MAFQIPKAVTPQALVEQLKQGKPLNLLDVRESVEWAEGHVEGAKHIPLSQLMERREELEPAQEIIIMCRSGNRSGLACELLHEKGYKVVNMTGGLNAWTSKLVRDVPSNN, from the coding sequence ATGGCATTTCAAATTCCAAAAGCAGTTACACCTCAAGCGCTAGTTGAACAATTGAAGCAAGGCAAGCCGCTTAATCTATTGGATGTCCGGGAATCCGTGGAGTGGGCGGAGGGACATGTAGAAGGAGCTAAGCATATTCCGCTAAGCCAGCTGATGGAACGGCGCGAGGAACTGGAACCAGCACAGGAGATTATCATTATGTGCCGCAGCGGTAATCGAAGCGGTCTGGCATGTGAGCTGCTTCATGAAAAAGGATATAAAGTAGTGAACATGACGGGTGGCCTGAATGCGTGGACCAGCAAACTGGTTCGGGATGTTCCTTCGAATAATTGA
- a CDS encoding universal stress protein has protein sequence MEMNNESIMVCVHYGPHGQRLIQRGSQLARLLHAPLTVLTVDSAGDNEYNREKQQYLSGWENQTKEAGGQFLNRKCNGKKTVEVIVETAREKNITQIVIGQTSQTLWQEITRGSFINDLMEQLGPTDLHIVAVQRYPELLEQTHEQGFTAYLVKDGGRYVLTEDAAGSEPVKGVFFRELDTDFNTGLFKVVKNGEAQYLRIVQNEWVKPH, from the coding sequence ATGGAAATGAATAATGAAAGCATCATGGTGTGTGTGCATTATGGTCCTCACGGGCAGCGGTTGATTCAAAGAGGAAGCCAGCTGGCCAGACTGCTGCATGCCCCTCTGACTGTGCTTACTGTGGATTCAGCCGGTGACAATGAGTATAACCGCGAGAAACAGCAATACCTTTCCGGTTGGGAGAATCAGACGAAAGAGGCTGGTGGACAATTTTTAAACCGCAAATGTAATGGAAAAAAAACGGTTGAGGTCATTGTGGAGACCGCCAGGGAAAAGAACATCACCCAGATTGTAATTGGACAAACGAGTCAAACCCTCTGGCAGGAGATTACCCGCGGTAGCTTCATCAATGATTTGATGGAACAGCTCGGCCCCACTGATCTGCATATTGTGGCCGTTCAGCGTTATCCCGAGCTGCTGGAGCAGACTCATGAACAAGGATTTACCGCGTATTTGGTCAAAGATGGCGGCCGTTATGTCCTTACGGAGGATGCTGCCGGAAGTGAGCCGGTGAAGGGTGTTTTTTTCCGCGAGCTGGATACGGATTTTAATACCGGTCTGTTTAAAGTCGTTAAAAACGGTGAGGCACAGTATTTGAGGATAGTACAGAATGAATGGGTTAAGCCGCATTAA
- a CDS encoding Na+/H+ antiporter subunit A translates to MLHVVNLLPFVLAALMLMIRKKLRFHMGWIVLPLPAALFLYFLTKIPAIQSGDKLVDSVSWMPSLGIDITLVLDGLSLIFVLLITGIGALVVLYSIYYLQKQSEGIRQFYIYLLMFMGAMLGVVLSDNLMVLYGFWELTSISSFLLIAFWHRRERSRYGAMKSMLITVFGGLAMFAGFNLLYVMTGTYSIREIVAQAGTLTDNAMFIPAMLLILLGAFTKSAQFPFHIWLPDAMEAPTPVSAYLHSATMVKAGIYLVARLTPLFAGQSEWFWLVSLTGLFTLIYGSFQAIRQTDLKALLAYSTISQLGLIMSLLGLGSAAAFFAGTEEAIFYSMATTAALFHLINHAVFKGSLFMVVGIIDHETGTRDLRKLGGLMSLMPVTFSVAVIGAFSMAGMPPFSGFLSKEMFFTSVLNIRGFDILSSGFWMQVFPVIAWLASVLTFVYSMILVFKTFGGKLKQDKLDKTPHEAPLGLLLSPVILISLAVVFAIFPDLVSVPLIEPAVASIHTGLLAPGATFGVSIHFWHGWTPEIFMTLGVITVGVLLYKGYGRLRVLDREASGRNVLNRMYDGSVHLLEKGSRRLTDAYMTGSNRHYLLYIFSFMIIALLAVLMREPGISFGMEHYAPLSLYETVVVAIMLLAAFAVPFAKSRVNAILFTGAAGYMVTLLFVLFRAPDLALTQMIIETVSVILFLLCFRYLPKLKKPKEPLRFKLPNLVIALGVGITMTFIALAAMGSSPFEPISEFFLKESYHLAGGKNVVNVILVDFRGFDTLFEIMVLGIASLAIYGLIHLRMEADLPQPQQGKALSALPLRSNDVILQTMSKGIVLIILIFSLYLFFAGHHHPGGGFIGALMASAALVLMAIAFGMDWVRKALPVNYRLLTAVGLMIAILTASGSFIFGAPFLSHAFGHFHLPVLGDVELATAVLFDLGVYLAVVGVTMNIILSIGGDKQWNS, encoded by the coding sequence ATGCTGCATGTTGTTAACTTACTTCCATTTGTACTGGCTGCGCTGATGCTGATGATTAGAAAAAAACTGCGCTTTCACATGGGCTGGATCGTTCTGCCCCTGCCTGCGGCTCTTTTTCTATATTTCCTAACAAAGATTCCGGCAATTCAGTCAGGGGACAAACTGGTGGATAGTGTCTCCTGGATGCCGTCTCTTGGAATCGACATCACACTGGTTCTGGATGGGCTAAGCCTGATCTTTGTCCTGCTGATCACCGGGATAGGAGCGCTTGTCGTGCTTTATTCAATTTATTATCTTCAGAAGCAGAGTGAGGGGATCCGCCAGTTTTATATTTATCTGTTGATGTTCATGGGAGCGATGCTGGGTGTCGTCCTGTCGGATAATCTGATGGTGCTGTACGGCTTTTGGGAGCTTACCAGTATTTCCTCATTCCTGCTCATCGCCTTCTGGCACCGCCGGGAGAGATCCCGTTATGGTGCGATGAAATCCATGCTGATTACGGTATTCGGCGGTCTAGCGATGTTTGCCGGATTTAATCTGCTCTATGTAATGACCGGCACTTATAGTATCCGCGAGATTGTTGCGCAGGCGGGGACCTTAACGGATAACGCCATGTTTATCCCGGCCATGCTGCTTATTCTGCTGGGTGCCTTTACGAAGTCCGCCCAATTTCCGTTCCACATCTGGCTGCCCGATGCCATGGAGGCGCCGACTCCGGTCAGTGCCTATCTTCATTCGGCTACGATGGTTAAGGCGGGGATCTACCTGGTGGCGCGGCTTACTCCGCTGTTTGCCGGGCAATCCGAGTGGTTCTGGTTGGTATCTCTGACAGGGCTGTTTACTTTGATCTACGGTTCCTTTCAAGCGATTAGACAAACCGATCTCAAAGCGTTGCTCGCATATTCCACCATCAGCCAGCTGGGCTTGATCATGTCTCTGCTGGGGCTCGGATCGGCAGCAGCCTTCTTTGCGGGTACAGAGGAAGCAATTTTCTATTCGATGGCTACCACGGCAGCCCTCTTTCATCTCATCAACCATGCCGTCTTTAAAGGCAGTTTGTTTATGGTGGTGGGCATCATTGACCATGAGACAGGTACACGGGATCTCCGCAAGCTTGGAGGATTGATGTCTCTCATGCCGGTCACCTTTTCCGTGGCAGTGATCGGAGCATTTTCCATGGCTGGAATGCCGCCGTTCAGCGGATTCCTGAGTAAAGAAATGTTCTTCACTTCTGTACTCAATATCCGCGGGTTCGATATCCTGAGCTCGGGATTCTGGATGCAGGTCTTTCCGGTGATTGCCTGGCTTGCCAGTGTATTAACCTTTGTATACAGCATGATTCTCGTCTTTAAGACCTTTGGCGGCAAGCTCAAGCAGGATAAGCTGGATAAAACTCCTCATGAAGCGCCGCTCGGCCTTTTGCTGTCACCGGTGATTCTGATTTCACTTGCTGTTGTGTTTGCCATCTTCCCTGATCTCGTCTCCGTTCCGCTGATTGAACCGGCCGTGGCTTCTATTCATACCGGTCTGCTGGCACCAGGGGCAACCTTCGGGGTTTCCATTCATTTCTGGCATGGCTGGACTCCAGAGATCTTCATGACACTTGGCGTTATAACAGTCGGTGTACTCCTCTACAAGGGCTATGGCCGGCTGCGGGTATTGGACCGTGAAGCAAGCGGACGAAATGTACTTAACCGGATGTATGACGGTTCGGTCCACCTGCTGGAAAAAGGGTCGAGACGCTTAACCGACGCTTATATGACGGGCTCCAACCGTCATTACCTGCTGTACATTTTCAGCTTTATGATCATCGCGCTGCTCGCTGTCCTGATGCGGGAACCTGGAATTAGTTTTGGGATGGAGCACTATGCCCCATTGTCCCTCTATGAAACAGTTGTTGTAGCCATCATGCTGCTGGCGGCATTTGCGGTTCCTTTTGCCAAATCGCGGGTCAACGCTATCCTGTTCACCGGCGCTGCCGGCTATATGGTGACGCTGCTGTTTGTCCTTTTCCGGGCGCCCGATCTTGCACTTACACAGATGATTATAGAGACGGTATCTGTCATTCTGTTCCTGCTCTGTTTCCGGTATTTGCCGAAGCTGAAGAAACCGAAGGAGCCCCTGCGCTTTAAGCTGCCGAATTTGGTTATCGCGCTAGGAGTTGGCATTACGATGACCTTCATCGCTCTGGCTGCTATGGGCAGCAGTCCCTTTGAACCCATCTCCGAATTTTTCCTGAAAGAAAGCTACCACTTAGCCGGAGGAAAGAATGTCGTCAATGTCATCCTGGTAGATTTCCGCGGATTTGATACCTTGTTTGAGATCATGGTGCTTGGGATCGCCTCCCTGGCGATCTACGGGTTGATCCATTTAAGAATGGAAGCAGATCTGCCGCAGCCGCAGCAGGGGAAAGCCCTCTCAGCATTGCCTTTGCGGAGTAATGATGTGATCCTGCAGACGATGTCCAAGGGGATTGTTCTTATTATTCTGATCTTCTCGCTCTATCTGTTTTTTGCCGGTCATCATCATCCGGGAGGAGGCTTTATCGGGGCATTGATGGCCTCTGCCGCTCTTGTTCTTATGGCGATTGCCTTCGGTATGGATTGGGTCCGCAAGGCGCTTCCTGTGAATTACCGGCTGCTAACGGCAGTAGGACTGATGATCGCCATTTTAACCGCGTCGGGTTCATTTATTTTTGGAGCCCCATTTTTAAGCCATGCTTTCGGTCATTTTCATCTGCCTGTCCTGGGGGATGTAGAGCTGGCGACAGCTGTGCTGTTTGATTTGGGTGTGTATTTGGCTGTGGTGGGTGTCACAATGAACATCATTTTATCGATTGGAGGGGATAAACAATGGAACTCTTAA
- a CDS encoding Na(+)/H(+) antiporter subunit C produces the protein MELLMAVAVGILFTIGVYLILSKSLLRIVLGTSLLTHGVHLLLLTMAGLKKGSAPVLGKADTYVDPLPQALILTSIVISFGVTAFYFVLAYRSYQALGTDEIDSIKEDKE, from the coding sequence ATGGAACTCTTAATGGCGGTGGCGGTGGGGATTCTATTCACTATAGGCGTCTATCTGATCCTGTCCAAAAGCCTGCTGCGCATTGTACTTGGAACCTCCCTGCTGACACATGGTGTCCATTTGCTGCTTTTGACGATGGCGGGACTCAAAAAAGGTTCAGCGCCGGTTCTGGGTAAAGCGGACACTTATGTAGATCCCCTGCCGCAAGCGCTGATTCTAACCTCTATCGTGATCAGCTTTGGAGTTACTGCCTTCTACTTCGTACTTGCTTACCGTTCTTACCAGGCACTCGGTACAGATGAAATAGACAGCATCAAGGAGGACAAAGAATGA
- a CDS encoding Na+/H+ antiporter subunit D, protein MSNLLVLPILIPLCTAVILMFFKEKIRLQRGISAVSGVLNILIALLLVTRVHSEGIQTLQMGGWAPPYGIVFVGDMFAVLLVAMASVVSFAILLYSFHSIGEKRERFYYYTFFQFLLVGVYGSFLTGDIFNLFVFFEVMLISSYALISIGGTRLQLRETSKYLLINIVSSTLFVAAVAYLYAAVGTLNMAHLSQRIAEAGQGGVLNVIAVLFLIVFSLKAGLFLFFWLPGSYSAPPAAVRALFGALLTKVGLYAIIRTFTLLFVNDPGFTQSWIAWMAAATMILGGLGAVAYKDIPRILNYNVIISVGFVAFGLAAGTRDALDGTVFYLLHDMLAKGLMFILGGVIISAAGTDRLNSMGGMIKKYPLIGWMFFILTLALVGIPPLSGFAGKVLIIRGALDTGMLTLSLIGLGSSFLVLYSLIKVFRQAFWGNEPENDQPKVSLKWASAIAGGLLVLVIAMGIGAEFVFTYVSQAGEVLASPVQYIDAVMKMKE, encoded by the coding sequence ATGAGCAATCTACTGGTGCTGCCGATTCTGATTCCCCTATGTACAGCTGTTATTCTGATGTTCTTCAAAGAGAAGATACGGCTCCAGCGCGGAATCAGTGCAGTTAGCGGAGTGCTGAATATTCTGATTGCGTTGCTTTTGGTAACTCGTGTTCACTCTGAGGGCATCCAAACCTTACAGATGGGGGGCTGGGCTCCTCCATACGGCATTGTATTTGTAGGGGATATGTTTGCTGTATTACTGGTGGCGATGGCATCGGTCGTCAGCTTTGCAATTTTGCTCTATTCCTTCCACAGTATCGGGGAGAAGCGGGAGCGGTTCTATTACTATACGTTCTTTCAGTTTTTGCTGGTCGGGGTATATGGCTCCTTCCTTACCGGAGATATTTTTAATTTGTTTGTCTTCTTTGAGGTCATGCTGATTTCATCTTATGCGCTAATTTCAATCGGAGGGACAAGGCTCCAGCTGCGGGAAACGTCAAAATATCTGCTTATAAACATCGTATCCTCGACGCTTTTTGTTGCAGCGGTTGCTTATCTCTACGCAGCGGTCGGAACGCTCAACATGGCGCATTTGTCCCAGCGTATCGCTGAAGCAGGGCAAGGCGGCGTGCTTAACGTAATTGCTGTTTTATTTTTAATTGTATTTTCCTTGAAGGCAGGGCTATTCCTGTTCTTCTGGCTGCCGGGATCGTACAGTGCACCTCCTGCAGCGGTCAGGGCGTTGTTTGGCGCACTGCTGACTAAAGTTGGGCTATATGCGATTATACGCACCTTCACTCTGCTGTTTGTAAACGATCCTGGGTTTACCCAAAGCTGGATTGCCTGGATGGCGGCAGCGACGATGATTTTGGGTGGCTTGGGGGCAGTGGCTTACAAGGATATCCCCCGGATTCTGAACTACAACGTCATTATCAGCGTAGGGTTTGTAGCCTTTGGACTTGCGGCAGGAACAAGGGATGCCCTGGACGGAACGGTCTTCTATCTGCTGCACGATATGCTGGCGAAGGGACTCATGTTTATTCTGGGCGGAGTCATAATATCTGCTGCGGGAACCGACCGGCTGAACAGCATGGGGGGCATGATTAAAAAGTATCCGCTTATCGGCTGGATGTTCTTCATCCTGACGCTTGCCCTGGTGGGTATACCGCCGCTCAGCGGTTTTGCCGGCAAGGTGCTGATTATCCGCGGAGCTTTAGATACGGGCATGCTGACCTTGTCGCTTATTGGTCTTGGATCAAGCTTCCTGGTGCTATATTCCTTGATTAAGGTGTTCAGACAGGCGTTCTGGGGAAATGAACCAGAGAATGATCAGCCTAAAGTGAGTCTGAAATGGGCTTCGGCTATAGCTGGAGGACTGCTAGTCCTCGTGATTGCCATGGGGATCGGAGCAGAGTTCGTATTTACCTATGTATCTCAGGCTGGTGAAGTTCTGGCCTCCCCCGTGCAATACATTGATGCTGTAATGAAGATGAAGGAGTAG
- a CDS encoding Na+/H+ antiporter subunit E, producing MALQILFNLLIAFLWMLLNTNSSGASFIVGYVLGIAILLILRKSWTRPFYLRRLWAMLKLLLIFARELFISNFVVIGHILRPKLAIRPGIFAYETELTSAWEVTLLSCLICLTPGTLTLDVSGDGKTLYIHAIDIADAEELAEQIKGTFEHAIMEVTR from the coding sequence ATGGCCTTACAAATCCTGTTTAACCTGTTGATTGCCTTTCTGTGGATGCTGTTGAATACCAATAGCTCGGGCGCAAGCTTCATCGTAGGCTATGTGCTAGGTATAGCTATTTTACTGATCCTGCGGAAATCCTGGACCCGGCCATTTTATCTTAGACGATTATGGGCCATGCTGAAGCTCCTGCTGATCTTTGCCCGTGAGCTGTTCATCTCAAACTTTGTAGTCATTGGTCATATTCTTCGTCCAAAACTGGCTATACGTCCGGGTATATTTGCTTATGAAACTGAATTAACTTCAGCTTGGGAAGTCACCTTATTGTCCTGCCTGATCTGTCTGACGCCGGGAACGCTGACGCTTGATGTTTCGGGTGATGGCAAGACCCTGTATATTCATGCTATTGATATTGCAGATGCAGAGGAGCTCGCAGAGCAGATTAAAGGTACTTTCGAGCATGCGATTATGGAGGTGACCCGCTGA
- a CDS encoding Na(+)/H(+) antiporter subunit F1: MISALLTASLVILALAMLACLFRLLKGPTRSDRVAALDTIGIHVLAIIAVVSMQLNTQDFLEIILVIGILTFIGTTALARYIERGVVVQEGGDTHDR, translated from the coding sequence ATGATCTCAGCACTGTTAACTGCATCATTGGTGATTCTGGCTCTGGCAATGCTGGCCTGCCTGTTCCGGCTCCTGAAAGGGCCGACCCGCTCAGACCGGGTTGCCGCGCTCGATACGATCGGCATTCATGTGCTGGCCATCATAGCAGTTGTTTCCATGCAGCTGAACACACAGGATTTTCTGGAGATCATTCTGGTGATCGGTATTCTAACATTTATTGGAACGACAGCGCTGGCCAGATATATTGAACGGGGCGTAGTGGTCCAAGAAGGAGGTGACACCCATGACAGGTGA
- the mnhG gene encoding monovalent cation/H(+) antiporter subunit G has product MTGELISSILVLIGAIFCALSAFGLVRLPDVYLRSHAATKSATLGVLCVLGGGFLYFWVVDGTVSFKLLLAIVFVFITSPVAGHLNGRSAYRSGIPLWEGSVQDDLKPLVDKGQEIPGEE; this is encoded by the coding sequence ATGACAGGTGAGCTGATTAGTTCGATTCTGGTGTTGATAGGAGCCATTTTCTGCGCTCTGAGTGCCTTCGGCTTAGTCCGGCTGCCCGATGTTTATCTGCGTTCGCATGCTGCAACCAAAAGTGCAACGCTTGGGGTGCTTTGTGTGCTGGGCGGGGGATTTCTGTACTTCTGGGTGGTAGATGGAACAGTCAGCTTCAAGCTGCTGCTCGCTATCGTGTTTGTCTTCATCACTTCACCGGTGGCAGGACATTTGAACGGCCGGTCCGCCTACCGCTCAGGCATTCCGTTATGGGAAGGCAGTGTTCAGGATGACCTGAAGCCCCTAGTGGACAAAGGTCAGGAAATACCCGGGGAAGAATAG
- a CDS encoding sugar phosphate isomerase/epimerase family protein — translation MKLSVFYDHIREAADQTNRSLEEICTLVKSYGINAVEMDAASYESQEEMIKKLLDQAGLQVSCMYGFFDFGHEDSVEVKDRQIRSFLSMAHRSGASRVLVIPGFLNEQEMDSASNEYQECVQAMKAAVTTMCAYAKPLGITVGMEDFDALEAPFATTAQLLSFVQEITDLSCTFDTGNFLYSGEDAMEAYTACKPYIGYVHCKDRTFEVHAGETPKLTTDGRAMYAIPVGSGCIPMKDIVTDLLKSGYDDTFAIEHFGAVDQLAYMKQSAEWMLRLRTEVLEKKL, via the coding sequence ATGAAATTATCTGTTTTTTACGATCATATCCGGGAGGCTGCCGATCAGACTAACCGGAGTCTGGAAGAAATCTGTACCCTGGTAAAAAGCTACGGGATCAATGCTGTGGAAATGGATGCCGCCAGCTATGAGTCACAGGAAGAAATGATCAAAAAGCTGCTGGACCAAGCAGGTCTGCAGGTAAGCTGTATGTACGGGTTCTTCGATTTCGGCCATGAAGATAGTGTAGAAGTGAAAGACCGGCAGATCCGTTCTTTCCTCTCTATGGCTCATAGATCCGGCGCTTCACGGGTGCTGGTGATTCCGGGATTTTTGAACGAACAAGAAATGGATTCCGCTTCTAATGAATATCAGGAATGTGTGCAGGCCATGAAAGCCGCTGTAACTACCATGTGTGCTTATGCGAAACCGCTGGGAATCACGGTCGGTATGGAGGATTTTGATGCCTTAGAGGCCCCTTTTGCTACTACCGCACAGCTGCTGTCCTTTGTCCAGGAAATCACGGATCTCTCCTGTACCTTTGACACCGGGAATTTTTTGTACAGCGGGGAAGATGCCATGGAGGCATATACTGCATGTAAGCCGTATATCGGATATGTCCATTGCAAAGACCGCACGTTTGAGGTGCATGCCGGAGAAACGCCTAAACTGACCACAGACGGCCGGGCCATGTATGCAATTCCTGTTGGCAGCGGCTGTATCCCGATGAAGGACATCGTAACGGATTTGCTGAAAAGCGGCTATGATGACACTTTCGCCATCGAACACTTTGGTGCGGTGGATCAGCTGGCGTATATGAAGCAATCTGCCGAATGGATGCTCAGGCTCCGAACAGAAGTTTTGGAAAAAAAGCTCTAA